Proteins encoded together in one Oenanthe melanoleuca isolate GR-GAL-2019-014 chromosome 7, OMel1.0, whole genome shotgun sequence window:
- the NDUFB3 gene encoding NADH dehydrogenase [ubiquinone] 1 beta subcomplex subunit 3, whose product MGHESGHGHGHDKVQLPDYRQWKVEGTPLEEVQRMLARRGLRDPWARNEVWRYHGGFARPISITEIFTRGFKWGAVAFIIALGIEYTVFPPKKNGGHH is encoded by the exons ATGGGACATGAAAGTGGCCATGGCCATGGCCATGACAAAGTGCAGCTCCCTGACTACAGGCAGTGGAAGGTGGAGGGAACTCCCCTGGAGGAGGTGCAAAGAATGCTGGCTAGACGGGGTCTGAGGGATCCGTGGGCTCG tAATGAAGTGTGGAGATACCATGGTGGCTTTGCAAGACCTATCAGCATAACAGAAATCTTTACCAGGGGATTCAAGTGGGGAGCTGTAGCTTTCATCATAGCTCTGGGCATTGAATATACAGTTTTTCCTCCAAAGAAGAATGGAGGCCACCACTGA